The Sphingomicrobium aestuariivivum DNA window TCCCGCGTGCGCGCGCGAAGGCCGGTCTGCTCCTCGATGGCGGCGGTGAGCGCGAGCGGGTCGACCCCGTCGGCGGCCTTGACGAGGATGAAGCTCAGCCGGTTGCGCTGCCCCGGGACATAGCCGAGCGCATTGGAATAGCGGGTCGTCAGCGTGACCTGGCTGGTGAAGGTGGGGATGCTGTCGGTGACGCCGCGGATGACGGCGCGGCGGTCGTTCAACTCGAGCCGCTGGCCGATGAAGTCGAAGCCTTCGGGGAAGAGGCGGGTGGCGCCGACATCGTCAATGAAGACCGCATCGGGGCTGGCGAGCAGGGCGCGGTCGCCCTCGATCATGTTTTGCGGCAGGCCGATGAGGGTGGTGTCGTCAACCCCGATCACGGTGACGCCCTCGAGATCGCCTTCGGGCGTACGGATGGTCGCGCCCGAGCGCAGATGCGGCACCGCCCATTTGACGCCCGGCACGCCGCGAACCTGGTCGAGGGCGGTAGCGGGCATGGGATAGGCCACGTCTGGCGTGCGGCTCACCTTGTCCATCACCCATATGTCGTTCGAGCGAATGTCATAGACCGCGCTCGCGCCGCGCTCGAGGAGGTTGACGAAGATCGTCAGCTGCTGGGTGATGAGGAGCGTCGAGAAGGCGATGCCGAACAAAAGCCCGAAGAACTTCTGCCGGTCGCCGGTCAGCATGCGGATCGCGATCCAGATCATGAGCACCCGATCATCGTCAGTGGCGGCCTTTCTTGCCTTCCGGCGGAATCACGCATACTTTGAACGATAGCGTTCAATTGAACGGAGCCGTTCATTTTGTCAACACCACCCAAAGGGAAGGGGATGCGCCCCTCGTCCGAAGCCAAGCGTGCCGCCATCGTCGAGGCGGCGGCGCGGGTGTTCTTCGAGGCGGGTTACGAGGCGGCTTCGATCGAAGCCATCGCGGCGGCGGCGGGCGTATCCAAGGTGACGGTCTACAATCACTTCGGTGGCAAGGAGGCGCTGTTCAAGGCGTCGGTGCAGGCCGAATGCGCGCGGATGGAAGCGGCGATGGCGATCGATCCGGCTGGCCTGCGCCGCCCGATCGAGGAGCATCTGCGGCTACTCGGCGAAAGCTTCCTCGCCTTTACCGCGCGGCCCGAGATGATGCGCTTCGATCGCCGCATCGCCGCCGAGGCCGATCGCGACCCCGCCATCGGCACCGCCTTTCTCGATGCGGGGCCGCGCCCCATGAAGGCGCATATGGCCGCACTGATCGCCGCCGCCGTGGAGGCGGGCGAGCTCGAGGTCGAGGACCCCGATCTTGCCGCCGAGCAGTTCGTGTCGATGGCCAAGGGGTTCGGCGAGATGGAGCGGCGCTATTGCGGCCGGAGCGATCCGGCGCGCGATGCCGAACGCATCGAGGGCGCCATCCGCACATTCATGCGCGCATATGGCAAGAGGGCCTAGCCGCAGCGCACCGGAAGGGTAGGTTCGCATCATGATCCTCGTACTCGACGAAGGCACCAGTTCGACCCGCGCGCTTCTCTTTGCCGAGGATGGCGCGATCGCCCATGTCGCGCAGGAAGAGCTGCCCGCCGCCTATCCGCGCCCCGGCCATGTCGAACAGGATCCCAAGCTCCTGTGGGACAAGAGCCGCAAGGTGATGGGCGAGGCGGTCCATGCCGCGGGCGGCGCGAACCGGGTGCGCGCGATCGGCATCACCAACCAGCGCGAGACGGTGGTGGCATGGGACAGGCAGAGCGGGGCGCCGCTCGCCCCCGCGATCGTCTGGCAGGACCGGCGCACCGCCGATGCCTGCGATGCCCTGCGCGAGGCGGGGCACGAGCCGATGCTGCAGGAGCGCACGGGGCTGCTCCTCGATCCTTATTTCAGCGCCACCAAGATGCGCTGGATGCTCGACCATCACGAGGCCGTGCGCGAAGCGGCAGGCGCGGGGCGGCTGGCGTTCGGGACGGTCGATGCCTGGCTGTTGTTCAAGCTCACGGGGCGTCATGCGACCGATGCCACCAACGCCAGCCGCACACTGCTGATGGACTTGCGCAAGGTCGACTGGGACAAGGAATTGTGCGCGCTCTTCGGCGTGCCGGTCGATGCACTGCCCGAGATCGTGCCGACGATGGGCGAGCTCGGCACCACCGACCTGTTCGGGGCGGCGCTGCCCGTTACCGGATCGGCGGGCGACCAGCAGGCGGCGACCATCGGGCAGGGCTGTCTCGAGCCCGGCACCGCCAAGGCGACTTTCGGCACCGGGCTGTTCGCGCTGGTGCCGACGGGTGAAGTGCCGGCGCGCTCGCACCACCGGCTGTTGTCGACGCTACTCACACATGATGGTGCAAGCAGCCGATATGCGCTCGAAGGCGCGGTGTTCGTGGCCGGCAGCCTGGTCAAATGGCTGCGCGACATGGCGGGTCTCGTCGGCAGCGCGGAGGAGACCGAGACGCTCGCGCGCAGCGTTCCCGACAATGGCGGAGTGACCATCGTGCCCGCCTTCACCGGCCTCGGCGCGCCGCACTGGCGGCCCGACCTCAAGGGCTCGGTCCACGGGCTGAGCTTCGGCGTCGGGCGCGCTCATCTCGTGCGGGCCGCATTGGAGGCGGTGACGATGAGCGCGCACGACCTCGGCGAGGCCTTTGCCGCCGACGGGGCGGAATGGGAGCGGCTGCGCATCGACGGCGGCATGGCGCTCAACGACTGGTTCGCGCAGGACCTCGCCGACATGCTCGGCTGTGCGGTCGAGCGACCGACCAGTGTCGAGAGCACCGCGCGCGGGGCAGCGATGCTCGCCGGCGTCGGGGCGGGGCTGTTCGCGGACCTCGGGGAGGCGCTCGCGATGCAGCCGGCGCGCGACCGCTTCACCCCCGCATTGGGCGCGCCCGAACGCGCGACCAGGCTGGCGCAGTGGCGCGCCGTGATGGAGCATGCGCTGGGCCGCTGAGGCCGCCGCGACTCGCCCCCGCCGACAGCATCCGAGTCGCGCCGAAAGTCGGGTCTCCGACACGGCAATGCGGACTTTTGTTTCGTTTCGGGACGTGCCTTTTCGAGATTCTTTGGCAATGCGCGGGGCCCGCCCGCCAAGCACAAATTTAACTGCGACTTTTATCAACGTGGCAAATTAAGGGTTAACCATCACGGGTAAACCTTAATCTGTATCAATCTTCACAGTCGATTGAAAAGGCGCGTTCATTATCCTCTGTCGTTTAGTTCACTCCTACTGCGAATAGCTTGTGATCTTGGGAATGAGAGGCGCGACTAGTGGAAATCGTCTCAGGAGTTAATCTTCAAAAGTTAACAGTTCTTGAGGCGGCGACCTTGAGTAAAGTCACTCGAGATGACTCTGTCATGTGAGCGCTCAACTTGCATTTATCGTCCAAATCATGATCAATCCCTGCATCTGAAGCGGTGGGCCGGTGATTGCGTTAACCATTTCCGTTTAACGCCAGCGCAACTTCCACCGATCAAAGCGGGGGCGATCTGACCAGTCGCCCCGGGAAACAAAGAAGGTGGGACGACACATGCGACAGGATGAGCTTTCGATGACGCAGGGCGCACAAGGCGCCGATCTCCAGCAGCCCGAAATCGTGCTGCCGGAAAATGCGGTGCGCGTAGCACCCGGCCCCGGCGGCTCGGTCAATCTTCCCGAAGGCACCGAGGTCGACGACATCACCGTCGCCGGCCGCGACCTCGTCGTCCAGCTGCCCGATGGCAGCTACATGATCATCGAAGGCGGCGCCGTCTTCGTGCCCCAGCTCAATATCGGCAGTGTCGAGGTTCTCCCCACCACCCTCGCCGCGCTGCTGATCGGTGAAGAGCCCCAGCCCGCCGCGGGCGACACGCCCTCGAGCGGCGGCAACTTCGGCATTCCCGTGCCGCCGCTGCCCCCCGGCATTGGCCTCGGCGACCTGCTTCCCCCCACCGCGCTCTTCTACACCCCGCCCGAATATCGCGAGCTGGGCCTGTTCGAAAACGACGTGCCGGAAATCGTCATCCAGACGCCCGAGGTGCCCTTCGGCCTGCCCAATGCCTTCGCGATCGTCGACGAAGCCGGCCTGCCGGCGAACGGGCCGCTGCGCGGCGACGACGAGCCTGCCGGTACCGGCGAGGATGACGATGGCAATCTGACCAACAACAGCGACGCCAGCGAATTCACCGGCGGCACCTTCGTCTTCTCCTCGCCCGACAATGCCATCCCGGTGGTCGAGGCAGGCGGCCTGACGATCAATGGCGTGGTGGTGATCTACAACGAGAACACCAACCCCCCGCCCGAGGAATGGCAGGCCATCCAGGGTGAATATGGCATCCTGTACATCACCGGCGGCCTCGAGAACGGCTTCGTGACGTTCCAATATGTCCTCTCGGACAACACCATCGGTGCCGAGACCGACAATTTTATCGTCACCGTCACCGACCCCGACGGCGATAGCGCTACGGCGACGCTGACCATCCAGATCATCGACGACAGCCCCGAGCCCGAGGACGATGTCGTCACGCTGCAGCTCGGCCAGGACGAGGCCACGGGCAATGTCATCTCGGGCGAAGGCTCGGACGACGGCGCGGACAGCGCCGACATCATGGGCGCCGACGGGTTCAAGGACTGGGGCCTCGTCATCGACGGCCAGGACGTGGTCATCACCGGTCCCGGCTCGGTGAAGACCGACTATGGCACGCTCTTCTATGACGCCGAGGGCGAATGGACCTATGTGCGCGACGAGGGCGGCGCCGGCGGCAAGACCGAGGTGTTCGAATATTTCGTGCGCGACGGCGACAACAGCCGCGAGACCGCCACGCTGACCATCATCATTCCCGATGAAGGTCCCGACGTCGAAGTGCCGCAGGACAATGCGGACAATCCGGCGCTCGGCGCGCCCGGCACTTTCGTGTTCGAATGGGGCCTCGATGCTGGCGAGAACGGCAGCCCCGGCACGCAGGCCGCGGGCAATGGCGAGACGACCAACGGCACCGTCACCTTCACCGACGGTGACGCGCCCTCGACCTTCGAGATCGACGGCACGCCCGTGACCGCCGGCTCGATCGTCAACGGCGAGCATGGCACCCTCGAAGTGCTCTCGATCGAGAATGGCGAGCTCACCTATCGCTACACGCTGACCGAGAATACCGATGGTAACAGCACCTCGGACAGCTTCGAGATCACCGTGATCGATCCCGACGATCCCAATGATCCCAATGATGACGAGAAGGTCACCAAGACCCTCACCATCCAGATCATCGATGACGAGCCGATCGCGCTGGACGATGCCAACAGCATCGCCGCGGGCGAATATGGCCCCGCCACCGGCAATGTGATCGACGAAAATGACACCCCCGGCGCCGATGACGGCACCGTCACCGCGATCGCCAGCGTCAACGTGCCCGCCAACGAGAGCGAAGGCGAAGGCACGCTGGTGATCCAGGGTGAATATGGCGTGCTCACCATCGAGGCCGATGGCGACTACAGCTATGTCCGCGACTTCGGCACCGAAGGCGGCGTCGAGGACGTGTTCACCTACACGCTGACCGACGGCGACCAGGATCCGACCACCGCCCAGCTGGTCATCAGCATCGGCGATGATGGCGTGACCGTCTCGATCCCCGAGCCGGGCGGCGACAGCACGACCGTCTATGAAGATGCACTGCCCGCGCGCGGCGAGGAGCCGGCGGGCACCGACGAACTCGGCGGCGGCGTCAATGACGATCCGGGCGAATTCACCAGCGGCACGGTCACCTTCATCTCGAAGGACGGCCTTGGCGGCATCAGCGTGGCAGGCACGGCGCTCGTGCTCGACGGTGCCTTCCCGCAGACCGTGTCGAGCGATGCCTCCGGCGTCCTCGTCATCACCGGCGTCAGCTATGATGCGGAAACCGGCATCGGCTCGTTCGATTACGAATATACGCTCATCGACAACACGCTGACCGATCCGGACAGCGTCAGCTTCACCGTCGAGGTGAGCGATGCCGATGGCGATTCCAACGAGTTCGCCGAACTCGAGATCGCGATCATCGACGATGCGCCGATCGCCTATGCCGACACCGATTCGATCAACGAGTCCGACCTCGGCCTCGCCACCGGCAATGTCATCACCGACGCCGATCCGGGCGATGCGGGCGACAGCGACGACGGGGCCGACAATGCCGGTGCCGACAATGCCACGGTCGTCGGCGTGGTCGCCGGCGAGAATCTCAACGGCGACGGCACCGACCTGGTCGACACCGTCAACGGCGAGGTCGGCATGCAGCTCGACGGTCTCTACGGCACGCTGACGCTCTACAGCGACGGCAGCTACGACTATGACCTCGACAATGGCGATCCTACCGTCACCGCGCTTGTCGACGGGCAGGAGATCTTCGACGTCTTCACCTACACCATCGAGGATGGTGACGGCGACCGGGACAGCCAGACGCTGACCATCACCATCATCGGCGACAATGCCGGCCCGTCGGTCCGCAACGTCACCCTGTCGGTGTCGGAAGAAGGCCTGGCTGGCGGCAATCCCGACAGCGCTGGCGTCGACGACGACACCAACTCGGACATGGACACGGCCGACGTGCAGGGTAGCGATCCCGACGGCGATACGCTGACCTACAGCATCGCGGCGCCGACGACCGGCACCTATTACAGCGCCGACGGGCAGGTCATCACCTGGGTCCAGGTCGATCCGCAGACGGTCGAAGGCCGTGCCGGCGGCGAGGAAGGCCCGCTCGTCATCACGGTCAGCATCGACAGCGCCACCGGCGTCGTCAAAGCCGACCTTGACGCGCCGATGTACCACGGCACCCCGCCCAGCGATGGTGACGGCAACATCGAAGGCCAGCTGACTATCGCCTTCGGCGTGACGGCGACCGATCCCGACGGCGTGGAAGGTACGTCGGTCGCGACCGTCGAGGTCGAGGACGACAGCCCGCTCGCCGGCGTCAAGACCGGTGAACCCGTGCCGAGCATCACGCTCGACGAGAGCTTGCCGTCCGAGGACGGCCTCGCCGAGGATTCGGCCAACTTTGCCGGCAACTTCAACATCGCGCCCGTCCAATATGGCGGCGACGGCCCCGGCACGGTCGCCTACAGCCTCGTGCTGATCGACACTGGCGATGAAGGCATCGGTTCGGGTCTCTATGCGCTCGATCCGAGCGATGTCGACGGCGTCCTCGGCGACGGCGACGGTGTCGGCCAAGGCGACGAGATCATGCTCGTCAACGATGGCGGCACGATCAAGGGCATGGCCGGTGGCCAGACCTACTTCACCATCACCGTGGACAATACGGGCGAGGTGACCTTCACCCAGCTGCTCAACATCTGGCATTCGGACACCGGCGATCATGACGATGCCGAAGGGCTCGTTGCCAATGGCGGTTCGCTGGTCCTGCGCCAGACCGTCACCGACGACGACAATGACAGCGCGACGGCCGATCTCGACCTGTCGGCGGGCGTCTTCTCGATCGAGGATGACGGCCCCGACGCGGTTGCCGACGAGGAAGCCGGTCTCGACACGCTGACGCTCGACGAAAGCCTGCCGTCCGAAGACGGCATCGCGGAAGCGATGGCCGACTTCTCGGACAATTTCGACCTCGTCATCGACTATGGAACCGATGGTGCGGGCAGCGTGACCTACTCGCTCGTCCTCGCCGCCGCCAATCTCGGTTCGGGCCTCTATGCGCTCGACCCCAGCGATACCGACGCGGCCGCCGACGATGGTGACGGGATCGGGCAGGGCCAGGAAATCCTGCTCAACATCAATGCCGACGGTGACACGATCACCGGTTCGGCGGGTGGCACCGATTACTTCACCATCACGATCGATGGCACGGGCCAGGTGACCTTCACCCAGCTCGAGAACATCTGGCACGGTGATCCCGGCGACGACGACGACAGCGAGGCGATCGACCTTGTCGAGGGCAGCATCCTCGTGCGCCAGACGGTGAAGGATGCCGACGGCGACAGCGACAGCGACGATGTCGACGTCTCCTCGGGGGTCTTCTCGATCGAGGATGACGGTCCGCATGCCGAG harbors:
- a CDS encoding FGGY family carbohydrate kinase, with the translated sequence MILVLDEGTSSTRALLFAEDGAIAHVAQEELPAAYPRPGHVEQDPKLLWDKSRKVMGEAVHAAGGANRVRAIGITNQRETVVAWDRQSGAPLAPAIVWQDRRTADACDALREAGHEPMLQERTGLLLDPYFSATKMRWMLDHHEAVREAAGAGRLAFGTVDAWLLFKLTGRHATDATNASRTLLMDLRKVDWDKELCALFGVPVDALPEIVPTMGELGTTDLFGAALPVTGSAGDQQAATIGQGCLEPGTAKATFGTGLFALVPTGEVPARSHHRLLSTLLTHDGASSRYALEGAVFVAGSLVKWLRDMAGLVGSAEETETLARSVPDNGGVTIVPAFTGLGAPHWRPDLKGSVHGLSFGVGRAHLVRAALEAVTMSAHDLGEAFAADGAEWERLRIDGGMALNDWFAQDLADMLGCAVERPTSVESTARGAAMLAGVGAGLFADLGEALAMQPARDRFTPALGAPERATRLAQWRAVMEHALGR
- a CDS encoding ABC transporter permease: MIWIAIRMLTGDRQKFFGLLFGIAFSTLLITQQLTIFVNLLERGASAVYDIRSNDIWVMDKVSRTPDVAYPMPATALDQVRGVPGVKWAVPHLRSGATIRTPEGDLEGVTVIGVDDTTLIGLPQNMIEGDRALLASPDAVFIDDVGATRLFPEGFDFIGQRLELNDRRAVIRGVTDSIPTFTSQVTLTTRYSNALGYVPGQRNRLSFILVKAADGVDPLALTAAIEEQTGLRARTRDQFARDGIDFIIENTGIPLNFGITVGLGFIVGVAIVGLTFSLFIRDNIKQFGALKAIGVHNGRIRAMVAAQAGMVGIIGYGLGLLGAAIFIEAFAGNPTFKGFYTPWQIPVISLVSVTLIILLTGWVALRGVLKTEPAAVFR
- a CDS encoding DUF5801 repeats-in-toxin domain-containing protein, whose protein sequence is MRQDELSMTQGAQGADLQQPEIVLPENAVRVAPGPGGSVNLPEGTEVDDITVAGRDLVVQLPDGSYMIIEGGAVFVPQLNIGSVEVLPTTLAALLIGEEPQPAAGDTPSSGGNFGIPVPPLPPGIGLGDLLPPTALFYTPPEYRELGLFENDVPEIVIQTPEVPFGLPNAFAIVDEAGLPANGPLRGDDEPAGTGEDDDGNLTNNSDASEFTGGTFVFSSPDNAIPVVEAGGLTINGVVVIYNENTNPPPEEWQAIQGEYGILYITGGLENGFVTFQYVLSDNTIGAETDNFIVTVTDPDGDSATATLTIQIIDDSPEPEDDVVTLQLGQDEATGNVISGEGSDDGADSADIMGADGFKDWGLVIDGQDVVITGPGSVKTDYGTLFYDAEGEWTYVRDEGGAGGKTEVFEYFVRDGDNSRETATLTIIIPDEGPDVEVPQDNADNPALGAPGTFVFEWGLDAGENGSPGTQAAGNGETTNGTVTFTDGDAPSTFEIDGTPVTAGSIVNGEHGTLEVLSIENGELTYRYTLTENTDGNSTSDSFEITVIDPDDPNDPNDDEKVTKTLTIQIIDDEPIALDDANSIAAGEYGPATGNVIDENDTPGADDGTVTAIASVNVPANESEGEGTLVIQGEYGVLTIEADGDYSYVRDFGTEGGVEDVFTYTLTDGDQDPTTAQLVISIGDDGVTVSIPEPGGDSTTVYEDALPARGEEPAGTDELGGGVNDDPGEFTSGTVTFISKDGLGGISVAGTALVLDGAFPQTVSSDASGVLVITGVSYDAETGIGSFDYEYTLIDNTLTDPDSVSFTVEVSDADGDSNEFAELEIAIIDDAPIAYADTDSINESDLGLATGNVITDADPGDAGDSDDGADNAGADNATVVGVVAGENLNGDGTDLVDTVNGEVGMQLDGLYGTLTLYSDGSYDYDLDNGDPTVTALVDGQEIFDVFTYTIEDGDGDRDSQTLTITIIGDNAGPSVRNVTLSVSEEGLAGGNPDSAGVDDDTNSDMDTADVQGSDPDGDTLTYSIAAPTTGTYYSADGQVITWVQVDPQTVEGRAGGEEGPLVITVSIDSATGVVKADLDAPMYHGTPPSDGDGNIEGQLTIAFGVTATDPDGVEGTSVATVEVEDDSPLAGVKTGEPVPSITLDESLPSEDGLAEDSANFAGNFNIAPVQYGGDGPGTVAYSLVLIDTGDEGIGSGLYALDPSDVDGVLGDGDGVGQGDEIMLVNDGGTIKGMAGGQTYFTITVDNTGEVTFTQLLNIWHSDTGDHDDAEGLVANGGSLVLRQTVTDDDNDSATADLDLSAGVFSIEDDGPDAVADEEAGLDTLTLDESLPSEDGIAEAMADFSDNFDLVIDYGTDGAGSVTYSLVLAAANLGSGLYALDPSDTDAAADDGDGIGQGQEILLNINADGDTITGSAGGTDYFTITIDGTGQVTFTQLENIWHGDPGDDDDSEAIDLVEGSILVRQTVKDADGDSDSDDVDVSSGVFSIEDDGPHAEANPQAALDTLTLDESLPSEDGIVTASAQFADNFNLVIDYGTDGAGSVTYTLVLNGANVGSGLYALDPSDTDALADDGDGIGQGQEILLNINGAGDTITGSAGGVDYFTITVDGSGEVTFTQLENIYHGDPTDPDDGEDIALAAETIQVRQTVTDADGDSHSDEVDLSTGVFSIEDDGPDAEAKDGVDPDTLTLDESPLSEDGINPVSANFADNFVELIDYGTDGEGDVVYSLFLNGSNVGSGLYALDPSDTLGVADDTDGIGQGEEILLNLNADGDTITGSVGGTDYFTIEVDTETGEVTFTQINNIWHGNTGDNDDSEAIDLAANTIEVRQTVIDADGDSDTAAVDLSTGVFSIEDDGPSRTDAELSGTVDEDGLTDGIEGGIGDVVGTNTVLNGSVTSLFDLGTDGAGTYGIDSAVLGASGLTSGGAAITYSLSDSGDTLIAHTGADKNVASAQVFTLQVAANGAYTFTLLGPIDHESLDGLAGDDTENDLVLNLSGAIIAYDADGDSVSASGDDFLVTVDDDTPVEFTADAVASLDGDQPPITADLNLAMGADGLGVDGLEFDIVDNTIATDQEGNQLRLDGQLLYLFGDGTDTLVATTGMNGTGDVGFIVTLNADGTYTFDVEGVITNGTATSFTDLSSTKAGNVSFAAIGADNPANTADNIDVIVSAVNELGGAATVNTNVDQIGADSQAIAPGYVIRLDLVQNAQSGGPAPSGFSFDSYEGTDRFQQEIPQVQGSNNTVAIRVGAVFETVQDQTFSYDLDSLADGNESIQEITSVTIYDYVKAGNGKNFVASYTVEDPGNDTPVSVNGGQYEVTFHDDGTVTIDGLGATDEYAIETSTDFNSVIVEADPANTENFDLGIFTLGRETAGIPIDQDFDVIATDADGDSVTGQVETTIIQQFAGNLVGTNGDDVLTGNGDADSIAGNDGNDQITGFAGSDYLYGGAGDDIIAGGDGNDYIRGGNGNDEVYGGAGGDIFVMSYSSVTDGSVDTIGDYKTSDADIIDLSKLLEVPNGTDLNGGGYVRYLDDGTLQVDVDGGGDNWVTVATVFSSPGVHPASVYVVVESQGSSFVVVNAQPAPMALSMSLSAGQTLVVANDEAEISKSLMMASAVAVGFGLAAMNETMPMQSLQAPETVDADSFSTMSIEAMGGYEATAPDMSALHPEAAFLGEPVSVEAPSVSSGEAAAFGSVEGDLGQPDAGSNSAMVTEQVAFEAPEAPAAFAGGEVVMPGADALAALAAGHAQGVAPELADVLGDALLKGDAGDVLETALAALGEGHTALDQLAMLPANDAASIWGDAQNAGFTADFGANVDMEAMMLQPDAGLANG
- a CDS encoding TetR/AcrR family transcriptional regulator, whose translation is MRPSSEAKRAAIVEAAARVFFEAGYEAASIEAIAAAAGVSKVTVYNHFGGKEALFKASVQAECARMEAAMAIDPAGLRRPIEEHLRLLGESFLAFTARPEMMRFDRRIAAEADRDPAIGTAFLDAGPRPMKAHMAALIAAAVEAGELEVEDPDLAAEQFVSMAKGFGEMERRYCGRSDPARDAERIEGAIRTFMRAYGKRA